One window of Sphingobium sp. HWE2-09 genomic DNA carries:
- a CDS encoding efflux transporter outer membrane subunit: MTRALLSIGSCLALAGCNMTPTYIRPTAPVPATLPSGEAYAPPLPGQKAGLAWTELVADAKLRTVVERALANNRDLRAATANILSARAQYRVQRSAQLPTITGDAGASFSRQNDVRQNNYSADIGFSAFEIDLFGRVRSLTQAALETYLATEEGARSTRIALIAETATAYATLAADQELLALSRQTQASAQRTLDITRSLNAAGLIGKLDVHQAETTVEQAASDTAANITQVAQDRNALDLLVGAPVEDALLPASLDSLITGVAKVPGGLSSDILLQRPDVLQAEHQLKAANADVGAARAAMFPTISLTSAIGVASSALSSLFTGSGFAWSASPSASLPIFGGANRGNLDYSKAQRDLYVAQYEKAVQTAFREVADGLAREGTIDAQQGAQQRLVTASQRAYDLAEQRYRSGIDTFLNALTSQRSLYNARQSAIATNLALVSNRVLLYRVIGADQ; the protein is encoded by the coding sequence GCCCAGCGGCGAAGCCTATGCTCCCCCACTGCCAGGACAGAAGGCTGGTCTGGCTTGGACCGAACTGGTCGCCGACGCCAAATTGCGGACCGTCGTCGAGCGCGCGCTGGCGAACAATCGCGACCTGCGTGCGGCGACCGCCAACATATTGTCAGCGCGCGCGCAATATAGGGTGCAGCGGTCCGCACAATTGCCGACCATCACTGGTGACGCGGGCGCGAGTTTCAGCCGCCAGAATGACGTTCGGCAGAATAATTATAGCGCGGACATCGGCTTCAGCGCGTTCGAGATCGATCTGTTCGGCCGCGTCCGCAGCCTGACGCAAGCGGCGCTGGAAACCTATCTGGCGACTGAGGAAGGCGCGCGATCGACCCGGATCGCGCTGATCGCGGAAACCGCTACCGCCTATGCGACGTTGGCGGCGGACCAGGAGCTGCTTGCATTGTCGCGCCAGACGCAGGCGAGCGCGCAGCGCACGCTCGATATTACGCGCTCGCTCAACGCTGCAGGCCTGATCGGCAAGCTCGACGTCCATCAGGCTGAAACCACGGTGGAACAGGCCGCGTCGGACACTGCCGCCAACATCACGCAGGTCGCGCAAGACCGCAACGCGCTGGATCTGCTGGTCGGTGCGCCGGTGGAAGACGCCTTGCTGCCAGCCTCGCTCGACAGCTTGATCACGGGCGTGGCAAAGGTGCCGGGCGGTCTGTCTTCCGACATATTGCTGCAACGGCCCGATGTGCTTCAGGCCGAACATCAGCTTAAAGCCGCCAATGCCGATGTCGGCGCGGCCCGCGCGGCGATGTTCCCCACGATCAGCCTGACGTCGGCGATCGGCGTGGCCAGTTCCGCCCTGTCGTCGCTCTTCACCGGCAGTGGATTCGCCTGGTCCGCCAGCCCCTCTGCCAGCCTGCCGATCTTTGGCGGCGCCAATCGGGGCAATCTGGACTATAGCAAGGCGCAGCGGGATCTCTATGTCGCGCAATATGAAAAGGCGGTCCAGACGGCCTTTCGCGAAGTCGCCGATGGCCTGGCCCGTGAAGGCACGATCGATGCGCAGCAGGGCGCGCAACAGCGGCTGGTGACCGCCAGCCAGCGCGCTTATGATCTGGCCGAACAGCGCTATCGATCGGGCATCGATACGTTCCTGAATGCGCTGACCAGCCAGCGCAGCCTCTACAATGCGCGGCAGTCCGCGATTGCCACCAACTTGGCGTTGGTCAGCAACAGGGTGCTCCTTTATCGGGTAATTGGCGCCGACCAATAA